Proteins from one Phyllobacterium zundukense genomic window:
- a CDS encoding DUF2794 domain-containing protein, with the protein MDSNAGGDESQQQAKLISLTRNNDLPVTFNRRELDQILRIYGFMVSAGEWRDYAIDHLMDRAVFSIFRRTSEVPMFRIEKNPKLARKQGAYSVIAAGGLILKRGQELDRVLRIFDKSLSVVRS; encoded by the coding sequence ATGGACAGCAATGCAGGTGGCGACGAATCGCAACAGCAGGCTAAACTTATCTCCCTTACCCGTAACAACGATTTGCCCGTAACCTTCAACCGGCGCGAACTCGATCAGATCCTACGAATATATGGTTTCATGGTATCTGCCGGTGAATGGCGGGACTATGCCATCGATCATTTGATGGACCGGGCAGTCTTTTCGATCTTCCGGCGAACCAGCGAAGTACCGATGTTCCGGATAGAGAAAAACCCCAAGCTTGCGCGCAAGCAAGGCGCCTACAGTGTCATTGCCGCCGGTGGCCTCATTCTCAAGCGCGGTCAGGAACTCGATCGGGTACTAAGGATCTTCGACAAGAGTCTGAGTGTCGTACGGAGTTAG
- a CDS encoding arylesterase: MRFKPLLQFFVLSALVALPSVALANQNAVSGRPLAVVGFGDSLMSGFQLPIQDSFTAQLEKALKDKGVNVTITNAGVAGETTTDGVSRLDWSVPQGTDLVILEFGANDALRGIDPAISEKNLSDILEKLKQRNVQVILAGMLAPPNMGNDYAEKFNAIFPRLAEKYDVPLYPFFLDGVATVKSLQLEDGEHPNTEGVAKMVEGFLPLMEKTISQRTASQ; encoded by the coding sequence ATGAGATTCAAACCATTGTTACAGTTCTTCGTTTTGTCTGCCCTTGTTGCCTTGCCGTCCGTGGCTCTGGCCAATCAAAATGCCGTGTCCGGCCGCCCCTTGGCGGTCGTCGGTTTCGGCGACAGCCTGATGTCCGGCTTCCAACTGCCAATCCAGGATTCGTTCACCGCCCAGTTGGAAAAGGCGCTGAAGGACAAGGGGGTCAACGTGACGATCACCAATGCGGGCGTCGCGGGAGAAACGACCACAGACGGCGTTTCCAGGCTGGATTGGTCGGTGCCACAAGGCACTGACCTGGTGATTCTCGAGTTTGGCGCCAATGACGCGCTTCGAGGCATCGACCCGGCTATCAGCGAGAAAAACCTTTCCGATATCCTTGAGAAACTGAAGCAGCGCAACGTTCAGGTCATTCTCGCCGGCATGCTGGCACCGCCTAACATGGGCAACGATTATGCCGAGAAATTCAACGCGATCTTTCCACGTCTGGCGGAAAAATATGATGTGCCGCTCTATCCCTTCTTTCTGGACGGCGTGGCGACAGTAAAATCATTGCAACTCGAAGACGGCGAACATCCGAACACAGAGGGCGTCGCCAAGATGGTTGAAGGTTTTCTGCCGCTCATGGAAAAGACCATAAGCCAGCGCACCGCATCACAATAG
- a CDS encoding ABC transporter permease, with product MSEISPARVTPSLNLALRFALREMRGGLSGFYIFLACIALGVAAIGGVNSVANSVTAGISTQGQSILGGDLRFQLNQREVNPDERAFLEGKGGVAVSANMRSMARLADGSDQSLVEVKAVDNAYPLYGALQTTPALDHQALFAEKDSAYGAAVAQIFLDRLNLKLGDRVLLGTATFELRSVINNEPDLLSDGFGFAPRFMVSLEGLGAAGLVQPGSLVDHSYKIALPAGETDAAITAIRDEAQKQFPQAGWTIRGRNNAAPSLSANIERFSQFLTLVGLTSLIVGGVGVANAVRSYLDAKRGVIATFKSLGAPGWFIIAVYLIQIVIIALAGILIGLVVAALIPYAAGYALQSVLPIASKGGFYPGALLWAALFGLLTTLAFAILPLGRARDVPATALFREQGFEQRGWPKPIYVVAAVVLIAILCLLAVIFAYDRRIAMVFVGAVAFSFVVLRAVSGLVQWLARRAPRVRSTALRLAFGNIHRPGALTPSVVLSLGLGLTLLVTLALIDGSLRQQLAGNLPERAPNFFFVDIQSKQVDQFTSLLQNAAPNGKIVSAPMLRGRIVAFNGTDITKLTISPEGAWVLRGDRGITYAKNVPENSTLTEGSWWPADYSGEPLVSFSAEEAGNLGLKIGDTVTVNVLGRNITARIANFRQLQWESLAINFVMVFSPNTFTGAPHAWLATLTDSAATSQQEATVMRDVTRAFPAVTTVRVKDAITIANELVGQLAVAIRAAASVALIASILVLGGALAAGNRARVHDAVVLKTLGATRRTLIKAFTLEYMLLGLSTAIFALLAGGVAAWYVIVRVMTLPASFQPEVAMMTVIIALVLTIGFGLAGTWRILGQKAAPILRNL from the coding sequence ATGAGCGAGATATCCCCCGCCCGCGTTACACCGTCCCTGAACCTGGCGTTGCGTTTCGCTCTGCGCGAAATGCGCGGTGGTCTATCAGGGTTCTATATCTTTCTCGCCTGTATTGCGCTTGGTGTGGCAGCCATTGGCGGTGTCAACTCGGTCGCAAACTCCGTTACGGCGGGTATTTCCACGCAAGGCCAAAGCATCCTTGGCGGCGATCTCCGTTTCCAGCTCAACCAGCGCGAAGTAAACCCGGACGAGCGGGCTTTTCTTGAGGGCAAAGGCGGCGTCGCCGTCAGCGCCAACATGCGGTCGATGGCAAGGCTCGCCGACGGGTCTGATCAGTCGCTGGTGGAAGTGAAGGCAGTGGACAATGCCTATCCGCTCTATGGAGCGCTGCAGACGACGCCTGCACTTGACCATCAGGCACTGTTTGCAGAAAAGGATAGTGCCTACGGAGCCGCTGTTGCCCAGATATTTCTCGACCGGCTCAATCTGAAGCTGGGTGACCGGGTTCTCCTTGGAACTGCAACGTTCGAGTTGCGCTCCGTCATCAACAACGAGCCGGATTTGCTCTCGGACGGCTTTGGCTTTGCACCTCGCTTCATGGTTTCGCTTGAAGGGCTTGGAGCCGCCGGGCTTGTCCAACCGGGAAGTCTTGTCGATCATAGCTACAAAATCGCCTTGCCTGCCGGGGAGACGGACGCTGCAATCACTGCCATACGCGACGAAGCGCAGAAGCAATTTCCACAAGCCGGTTGGACAATACGTGGCCGCAACAATGCCGCGCCTTCACTCAGCGCCAATATCGAACGGTTCTCGCAGTTCCTGACCTTGGTCGGGCTGACTTCCCTGATCGTTGGCGGGGTTGGCGTAGCCAATGCAGTAAGGTCCTATCTCGACGCAAAGCGCGGCGTCATTGCCACCTTCAAGTCGCTTGGAGCCCCAGGCTGGTTCATCATCGCCGTCTATTTGATACAGATCGTCATCATAGCGCTGGCCGGAATTCTCATCGGACTGGTTGTTGCGGCCCTTATTCCTTATGCCGCTGGCTATGCGTTGCAAAGCGTTCTGCCCATCGCCTCGAAGGGCGGCTTCTATCCCGGCGCATTGCTCTGGGCGGCGCTGTTTGGTCTTTTGACAACCCTCGCGTTCGCCATATTGCCCTTGGGGCGCGCCAGAGACGTTCCAGCGACGGCACTCTTTCGAGAACAGGGGTTTGAACAGCGCGGCTGGCCGAAGCCAATCTATGTCGTAGCCGCGGTTGTGCTAATTGCTATTCTTTGCTTGCTGGCCGTGATTTTTGCCTATGACCGGCGAATCGCCATGGTCTTTGTTGGCGCAGTGGCGTTCTCATTCGTCGTTTTGCGCGCTGTTTCGGGCCTGGTTCAGTGGCTTGCACGGCGTGCGCCGCGCGTGCGATCGACAGCGCTGCGACTTGCTTTTGGCAATATTCACCGGCCTGGAGCCCTGACTCCGTCCGTAGTCCTGTCGCTTGGCCTGGGACTGACCCTTCTTGTTACGCTTGCACTTATCGACGGTAGTTTGCGCCAGCAACTGGCGGGTAACTTGCCCGAGCGGGCGCCAAATTTCTTCTTTGTCGATATTCAGAGCAAACAGGTCGATCAGTTCACTAGTCTCCTGCAGAATGCGGCGCCGAATGGCAAGATCGTCAGCGCTCCGATGCTGCGCGGTCGGATCGTCGCGTTCAATGGAACCGACATCACCAAATTGACCATTTCCCCCGAGGGCGCATGGGTATTGCGCGGCGATCGCGGAATTACCTACGCAAAAAATGTGCCGGAAAACTCGACGTTGACTGAAGGTTCGTGGTGGCCGGCCGACTATTCCGGCGAACCGCTCGTCTCCTTCTCCGCCGAAGAGGCCGGCAATCTTGGCTTGAAGATTGGTGATACCGTTACGGTCAATGTGCTTGGCCGTAACATCACAGCGCGGATTGCCAATTTTCGTCAGCTGCAGTGGGAATCCCTTGCCATCAATTTCGTGATGGTGTTTTCCCCGAACACCTTTACCGGCGCGCCGCATGCATGGCTGGCGACCCTGACTGACTCCGCGGCTACCTCGCAGCAAGAAGCCACCGTCATGCGTGACGTGACCCGCGCCTTTCCTGCGGTGACGACGGTTCGGGTCAAGGATGCGATCACCATCGCCAATGAGCTGGTCGGGCAGTTGGCCGTTGCTATTCGAGCGGCAGCGTCGGTTGCACTCATCGCGTCGATCCTGGTGCTTGGCGGTGCTTTGGCGGCAGGAAATCGCGCGCGCGTCCATGATGCCGTCGTATTGAAAACGCTTGGAGCGACCAGACGCACGCTGATAAAGGCCTTTACACTCGAATATATGCTGCTCGGCCTCTCGACCGCTATTTTTGCGTTGCTCGCCGGTGGTGTGGCTGCCTGGTATGTGATTGTGAGGGTGATGACACTGCCAGCTTCATTTCAGCCGGAGGTGGCGATGATGACCGTAATTATCGCACTGGTTCTGACTATCGGTTTCGGCCTCGCTGGCACATGGCGAATACTTGGCCAGAAGGCGGCGCCGATCTTGCGAAACCTTTGA
- the rlmN gene encoding 23S rRNA (adenine(2503)-C(2))-methyltransferase RlmN: protein MSVSLDLTHPVARDKSRDAIRTAIVEKPSLIGLSRAEMGEALVAIGVPERQIKMRVAQLWHWLYVRGVSDFADMLNISRDMRELLDRHFNIARPEIVEEQISNDGTRKWLFRFPPRGAGRPVEIETVYIPEEGRGTLCISSQVGCTLTCSFCHTGTQKLVRNLTAEEILAQLLIARDRLGDFPDRNTPDGAIVPAEGRKVSNIVMMGMGEPLYNFENVKKALLIASDGDGLSLSKRRITLSTSGVVPEIYRAGEEIGVMLAISLHAVNDDLRDMLVPINKKYPLKELLDACRAYPSLSNSKRITFEYVMLKGVNDSLNDAKQLVKLLRGIPAKINLIPFNPWPGVNYQCSDWEQIEKFADYVNNAGYASPIRTPRGRDILAACGQLKSESERMKKTDRLAFEAAMIAGHGED from the coding sequence ATGTCCGTATCGCTAGACCTGACACATCCTGTTGCCCGGGACAAATCCCGTGATGCCATTCGAACCGCGATCGTTGAAAAGCCATCGTTGATTGGCTTGTCGCGTGCGGAAATGGGCGAGGCGCTGGTTGCGATCGGCGTGCCTGAACGTCAGATAAAGATGCGCGTCGCGCAGCTCTGGCATTGGCTATATGTGCGCGGCGTTTCCGATTTTGCCGATATGCTGAACATTTCCCGGGACATGCGTGAATTGCTGGACCGGCATTTCAATATTGCGCGTCCGGAGATTGTCGAGGAACAGATCTCCAATGATGGCACGCGCAAGTGGCTGTTCCGCTTCCCGCCGCGCGGGGCCGGACGTCCTGTCGAGATCGAAACCGTTTATATTCCGGAAGAAGGCCGAGGCACCCTGTGTATTTCCAGCCAGGTCGGCTGCACCCTCACCTGCTCCTTCTGCCACACGGGCACCCAGAAGCTCGTCCGCAATTTGACCGCCGAAGAGATTCTGGCACAGCTACTGATCGCCCGGGACCGCCTCGGCGATTTCCCCGATCGCAATACGCCCGATGGCGCCATTGTGCCCGCTGAGGGCCGCAAGGTTTCCAACATCGTGATGATGGGAATGGGCGAGCCGCTTTATAATTTCGAGAACGTCAAGAAGGCTCTGCTGATCGCCTCCGATGGCGATGGCCTGTCGTTGTCCAAGCGCCGGATCACATTGTCGACTTCAGGAGTCGTGCCGGAAATTTATCGCGCAGGCGAAGAGATTGGCGTCATGCTGGCAATCTCTTTGCATGCGGTGAACGACGACCTGCGCGACATGCTCGTGCCTATCAACAAGAAGTACCCGCTGAAAGAATTGCTGGATGCATGCCGGGCCTATCCGAGCCTTTCCAATTCGAAGCGGATCACCTTCGAGTATGTCATGCTCAAGGGCGTCAATGACTCGCTCAACGATGCCAAGCAGCTTGTCAAGCTGCTCAGGGGCATTCCGGCAAAGATCAATCTGATCCCGTTCAACCCCTGGCCCGGTGTGAATTACCAGTGTTCCGATTGGGAACAGATCGAGAAGTTCGCCGATTACGTCAACAATGCCGGCTACGCCTCGCCGATCCGCACTCCGCGCGGACGTGATATTTTGGCAGCCTGCGGTCAGTTGAAATCAGAATCGGAACGCATGAAGAAGACGGACCGTCTGGCGTTCGAGGCGGCCATGATCGCCGGGCACGGCGAAGATTGA
- a CDS encoding YkvA family protein, which produces MNDAKIGEILEPGSEDQQRSREEHVRARFWKTARKAAKSIPFLDDVVAGYFCALDPATPTKVRGILLGSLAYFVLPLDFIPDFLFGLGFTDDVAVLMAALSAIRSHITPAHRVAAQRAIENLDRDPSPAN; this is translated from the coding sequence ATGAACGACGCAAAGATTGGCGAAATTCTGGAACCGGGAAGCGAGGATCAGCAACGCTCCCGTGAGGAACACGTTCGTGCGCGGTTCTGGAAAACGGCACGCAAAGCAGCGAAATCGATTCCATTCCTTGATGACGTCGTTGCCGGTTATTTTTGTGCGCTCGATCCTGCGACGCCGACGAAAGTACGCGGCATCCTTCTCGGTTCGCTTGCCTATTTCGTATTGCCGCTCGACTTCATTCCCGACTTCCTCTTCGGTCTCGGTTTCACCGACGATGTTGCCGTCCTGATGGCAGCATTGAGCGCTATTCGTAGTCACATCACACCAGCGCATCGTGTGGCCGCCCAAAGGGCTATCGAAAACCTCGACCGCGATCCGTCACCGGCCAATTGA
- a CDS encoding GNAT family N-acetyltransferase — MSQIHIRSARPADLPAITEIYRDAVLHGTATYEIDPPDMEEMTRRFHAITTDGFPYVVAELDGAVIGYAYASYFRTRPAYWWSAEDSIYVAPEAKGKGLGKVLLQQLIKDCTNLGFRQFIAVIGDGHDASASVRLHLSSGFKHSGTIKASGFKHGRWLDTVLMQLDMNGGSETLPGKPPLKA, encoded by the coding sequence ATGTCCCAGATTCATATCCGTTCGGCCCGCCCCGCAGACCTTCCGGCCATAACCGAAATCTATCGCGACGCCGTCCTGCATGGCACGGCGACCTATGAAATCGATCCACCCGATATGGAGGAGATGACGCGGCGGTTCCATGCGATCACCACGGATGGATTTCCCTACGTTGTCGCGGAACTCGACGGAGCAGTAATCGGCTATGCCTATGCCAGTTATTTCCGGACACGCCCGGCTTATTGGTGGTCAGCCGAAGATTCGATTTATGTTGCGCCGGAGGCCAAGGGGAAGGGGCTCGGCAAGGTCCTGCTGCAACAGCTGATCAAGGATTGTACCAATCTCGGCTTCCGCCAGTTTATCGCAGTCATCGGCGATGGTCACGATGCATCGGCGTCAGTACGCTTGCATTTGAGCTCCGGCTTCAAACATTCGGGGACGATCAAGGCATCGGGCTTCAAGCACGGACGTTGGCTCGACACCGTGTTGATGCAGCTGGATATGAACGGTGGCTCGGAAACATTGCCTGGCAAGCCTCCGCTGAAGGCTTAA
- the thpR gene encoding RNA 2',3'-cyclic phosphodiesterase: MPRLFTALEIPRDAALSLSLLRGGLPGARWIDVENYHITLRFIGDVEGHIADEVANALDRIRRPEFTLQLSGVKAFGSKKPHSLVAGVSPSPDIQALHAEIERICQRLMLPPDQRKFTPHVTLARLRNVRNEEVAHYLSSRGNFSTAPFTIGRFVLMSSRDSIGGGPYIVEEAWPLEAPRSFYQNRAERPLEAARIIR; the protein is encoded by the coding sequence ATGCCGCGTCTCTTTACTGCCCTCGAAATCCCGAGGGACGCCGCTCTCTCACTGTCGCTTTTGCGCGGTGGCCTGCCAGGTGCCCGATGGATTGATGTCGAAAACTATCACATCACATTACGCTTTATCGGGGATGTCGAAGGCCATATCGCCGACGAGGTTGCCAATGCGCTCGACCGGATAAGGCGACCGGAATTCACGCTGCAACTTTCCGGCGTAAAGGCCTTCGGTTCAAAGAAACCGCATAGTCTGGTCGCGGGTGTTTCTCCTTCGCCCGATATTCAGGCGCTGCACGCCGAAATCGAACGCATCTGCCAGCGGCTTATGCTGCCGCCCGATCAACGCAAGTTCACCCCGCATGTCACGCTGGCACGACTGCGCAATGTCCGTAATGAAGAAGTCGCACACTACCTGTCCTCACGTGGAAACTTCTCCACAGCGCCGTTCACCATAGGACGTTTCGTGCTGATGTCATCGCGCGACTCCATCGGTGGCGGGCCTTATATCGTCGAGGAAGCCTGGCCACTCGAAGCCCCGCGCTCCTTCTATCAGAACCGCGCGGAGAGGCCTTTGGAAGCCGCCAGGATCATTCGGTAG
- a CDS encoding invasion associated locus B family protein, with protein sequence MFGKSIVAVSVLMFGLTGTALAQTPSQISQYNAWGAYSYQQGNGKVCYVLSVPIDKQPAKIDHGDNFFMVSQKPGQNVSYEPQFKAGYDLQANSKVVVKIDERSFSMFTSGSHGWMENAAEEPQLVAALRAGQQMSINAVSKRGTKTSYAYSLKGVSAALKAIATCK encoded by the coding sequence ATGTTTGGTAAATCAATCGTAGCGGTCTCTGTGCTCATGTTTGGGCTGACGGGAACAGCTCTTGCCCAGACCCCAAGTCAGATCAGCCAGTACAACGCGTGGGGCGCTTACAGCTACCAGCAAGGCAATGGTAAAGTCTGCTACGTCCTTTCTGTCCCGATCGACAAGCAGCCTGCCAAGATCGATCATGGCGATAACTTCTTTATGGTGAGCCAGAAGCCGGGTCAGAACGTCAGTTATGAGCCGCAGTTCAAGGCCGGTTACGATCTGCAGGCAAATTCCAAGGTCGTTGTGAAGATCGACGAGCGTTCTTTCTCCATGTTTACCAGTGGCAGTCACGGCTGGATGGAAAACGCTGCCGAAGAACCGCAACTCGTCGCTGCGCTGCGCGCGGGACAACAGATGTCGATCAACGCTGTCTCGAAGCGCGGTACGAAGACGAGTTATGCATATTCGCTGAAGGGTGTATCGGCTGCTCTGAAAGCTATCGCGACCTGCAAGTAA
- a CDS encoding low molecular weight protein-tyrosine-phosphatase has product MVRTATCCKSFNEIVVEFVSASTSKPECCMTSYPLHSVLFVCLGNICRSPLAEGVFRSVLVAEGKGDGVVIDSAGTNGYHTGELPDERSIAVASRHGIDISGQRCRQLITSDFTRFDLIVGMDRQNIAMIQTRRPSVATAEVGMFHELAFGDAKQIPDPYYGTSVDFERVYRMILAASKGLSARF; this is encoded by the coding sequence ATGGTAAGAACGGCCACCTGCTGCAAGAGTTTCAACGAAATTGTTGTGGAATTCGTGAGCGCGTCCACGTCCAAACCAGAGTGCTGCATGACATCATACCCGCTCCATTCCGTCCTGTTCGTTTGTCTCGGCAATATTTGCCGCTCGCCCTTGGCGGAGGGTGTATTCCGATCGGTGCTCGTGGCGGAGGGGAAGGGTGATGGTGTCGTCATAGACTCCGCTGGTACCAATGGCTATCACACGGGAGAATTGCCGGACGAACGCTCTATTGCCGTCGCCAGCCGCCACGGCATCGATATTTCAGGTCAAAGGTGCCGCCAGCTCATTACGAGTGATTTCACCCGATTCGACTTGATCGTTGGCATGGACCGGCAGAATATCGCGATGATTCAGACGCGCCGGCCCAGCGTTGCCACTGCCGAAGTCGGTATGTTCCATGAACTCGCCTTTGGAGACGCCAAACAGATCCCGGATCCGTATTACGGCACGAGTGTCGATTTCGAACGCGTCTACCGAATGATCCTGGCGGCTTCCAAAGGCCTCTCCGCGCGGTTCTGA
- a CDS encoding Bax inhibitor-1/YccA family protein produces MADYRNIQARTSAGVRVDAGIDQGLRSYMLKVYNLMGIGLAVTGFAALAIVYLATTNDASLAAAQLPNGKMLTNLGVAIYGSPLRWVVMLAPLAAVFFLSFRIEKMSVAAAQTTFWVYAALVGISLSSIFLVYTSGSIVQTFFITAASFGALSLYGYTTKRDLSGMGSFLFMGLIGIILASLVNIFLASSALQFAISAIGVLVFAGLTAYDTQNIKEMYYEGDSSDTYGRKAIMGALRLYLDFINMFMFLLQFLGNRN; encoded by the coding sequence ATGGCTGACTATCGCAACATCCAGGCCCGTACATCGGCCGGAGTGCGTGTGGACGCGGGGATCGATCAAGGTCTACGCAGCTACATGCTGAAGGTGTATAACCTTATGGGTATCGGTCTTGCAGTGACCGGTTTTGCCGCCCTTGCAATCGTTTATCTCGCAACCACCAATGATGCGTCTCTTGCCGCGGCGCAGTTGCCGAACGGCAAGATGCTGACAAATCTTGGCGTTGCAATCTATGGCTCGCCGCTGCGCTGGGTTGTGATGCTCGCACCGCTTGCCGCAGTGTTCTTCTTGAGCTTCCGCATCGAGAAGATGAGCGTTGCTGCTGCCCAGACGACGTTCTGGGTCTATGCGGCGCTCGTCGGTATCTCGCTGTCCTCGATCTTCCTCGTGTATACATCGGGAAGCATCGTTCAGACGTTCTTCATCACCGCAGCATCGTTTGGTGCGCTGTCTCTGTACGGCTACACCACAAAGCGCGATCTGTCCGGGATGGGCTCGTTCCTGTTCATGGGCCTGATCGGCATCATCCTTGCGTCGCTGGTTAATATTTTCCTTGCGTCGAGCGCATTGCAGTTCGCAATCTCGGCTATCGGCGTTCTGGTCTTTGCAGGCCTGACTGCCTATGACACGCAGAATATCAAGGAAATGTACTACGAAGGCGATAGCTCGGACACTTATGGCCGCAAGGCAATCATGGGTGCGCTCCGACTTTATCTCGACTTCATCAACATGTTCATGTTCCTGCTGCAGTTCCTCGGTAACCGCAACTGA
- a CDS encoding LysE family translocator — protein sequence MNFIPEWSIILQFAVATFVLSITPGPDMTLFVGRALSEGKAAGFACLAGASSGVVVHTTMVAIGLSALIVASPTAFLALKIVGAGYLVWLAYQAIRHGSAFSPEKQVGQSHTLFQNWLTGFGINLLNPKIILFFMTFLPQFVSASDPHAPGKLFFLGVLFIPLALPVVAPMIIAADKFSKLLKKNPTVTRITDWLFAGVFSAFAAKILMAQAK from the coding sequence ATGAACTTCATTCCCGAATGGTCCATCATCCTGCAGTTCGCCGTTGCGACCTTCGTTCTGTCAATCACACCCGGGCCTGATATGACGCTTTTCGTGGGACGGGCTTTGTCGGAAGGCAAGGCGGCCGGTTTTGCTTGTCTGGCCGGCGCAAGCAGCGGAGTTGTCGTACACACGACGATGGTGGCTATCGGGCTTTCCGCATTGATTGTTGCGTCGCCGACCGCGTTCCTTGCGCTCAAGATCGTCGGCGCAGGATACCTGGTATGGCTTGCCTATCAGGCCATCCGACATGGCTCAGCGTTCTCGCCGGAAAAGCAGGTCGGCCAATCCCACACATTGTTTCAAAACTGGTTGACCGGTTTCGGAATCAATCTGCTCAATCCGAAAATCATCCTGTTCTTCATGACCTTCCTGCCGCAATTCGTCTCGGCCTCGGACCCTCACGCACCCGGAAAGCTGTTTTTTCTAGGTGTGCTGTTTATCCCGCTCGCCTTGCCTGTGGTTGCGCCGATGATTATCGCGGCGGACAAGTTTTCAAAACTGCTCAAGAAAAACCCGACAGTCACCCGGATCACCGATTGGCTTTTCGCGGGCGTTTTTTCCGCTTTCGCGGCAAAGATCCTGATGGCACAAGCGAAGTAG
- a CDS encoding DUF1223 domain-containing protein — MPLRTLSRRIVISAPFVAAVAYVLPVYAGDSGQQPEGVVELYTSQGCGSCPPADAVLKSLATEGKVVALAFHVDYWDYRGWRDSLAVPENTNRQNAYRTALGLNGVYTPQVILNGREHMNGQDGQKIRRRIAETRNTPTGLTIPVSIEKAAQDRLLIDIGSGPSATNPVRVLLAYFNRESIIAIPDGENAGRKVNYANSVRAMETVGMWDGAAQKIEIPLSEIASKKASGCAVLLQEMLGEGKPGPIIGASIIAAKP; from the coding sequence TTGCCCCTGCGCACCCTATCCAGACGCATTGTAATCAGCGCACCGTTCGTAGCAGCAGTGGCCTATGTGCTGCCTGTCTATGCGGGGGATTCTGGCCAGCAACCCGAAGGTGTCGTCGAGCTTTATACGTCTCAAGGCTGTGGATCATGCCCCCCGGCGGATGCGGTGCTGAAGTCGCTTGCTACGGAAGGAAAGGTTGTCGCACTGGCCTTCCACGTGGATTATTGGGACTACCGTGGCTGGAGGGATAGCCTGGCAGTACCCGAAAACACCAACCGTCAGAATGCATATCGTACCGCGCTGGGATTGAACGGTGTTTATACGCCGCAGGTGATCCTCAATGGCCGTGAGCATATGAACGGTCAGGATGGCCAGAAGATTCGCAGGCGTATTGCAGAAACGCGTAACACACCGACTGGGCTTACCATCCCCGTATCCATCGAAAAGGCCGCGCAGGACCGGCTGTTGATCGACATAGGTTCAGGTCCATCCGCTACCAATCCGGTTCGGGTTCTGCTGGCATATTTCAATCGGGAGAGCATCATCGCCATTCCCGATGGCGAGAATGCCGGGCGCAAGGTCAATTACGCCAATAGTGTGCGCGCGATGGAGACGGTCGGCATGTGGGACGGAGCGGCGCAGAAGATCGAAATCCCGCTAAGCGAGATCGCCAGCAAGAAAGCGTCCGGTTGCGCGGTGCTGTTGCAGGAGATGCTGGGTGAAGGCAAGCCCGGCCCTATCATCGGCGCCTCCATTATTGCCGCGAAACCTTAG
- a CDS encoding ABC transporter ATP-binding protein, translating into MTIPQRKCFVTKSVIALDHIELTLGSGASSVHVLKGISLNINYGQSVGIVGPSGSGKSTLLMVLAGLEHVDSGSVQIAGEKLESMSEDQIAAFRGRNIGIVFQSFHLIPNMTALENVAVPLELAGNPDAFGIAENVLAAVGLADRITHYPGELSGGEQQRVAIARALAPSPKILIADEPTGNLDTATGRQIADLLFEKQKEFGVTLVLVTHDATLAARCDREIRVRSGLIEADEHAPELAKSA; encoded by the coding sequence ATGACCATACCGCAAAGGAAGTGCTTCGTGACTAAATCCGTTATCGCGCTTGATCACATTGAGTTGACACTTGGCAGTGGCGCTTCCTCGGTTCACGTGCTGAAAGGCATCTCCCTAAACATCAACTATGGGCAGTCAGTCGGCATTGTCGGCCCGTCCGGCTCGGGCAAATCGACCCTGCTGATGGTTCTTGCCGGACTTGAGCACGTCGATTCCGGTTCGGTCCAGATTGCCGGCGAGAAGCTCGAAAGCATGAGCGAAGATCAGATCGCGGCGTTCCGCGGTCGCAATATCGGCATCGTATTCCAATCATTTCATCTCATCCCGAACATGACGGCTCTCGAAAATGTCGCTGTGCCGCTCGAGCTCGCGGGGAATCCGGATGCCTTCGGTATTGCAGAGAATGTGCTCGCGGCAGTCGGTCTTGCCGATCGCATAACACATTACCCAGGGGAGCTCTCGGGCGGCGAGCAGCAGCGTGTCGCGATTGCCCGCGCACTGGCGCCGTCGCCGAAGATCCTCATTGCCGACGAGCCAACAGGCAATCTCGACACTGCGACCGGCCGACAAATAGCCGACCTCTTGTTTGAGAAGCAGAAGGAATTCGGCGTCACGCTGGTCCTCGTCACCCATGATGCGACGCTTGCCGCGCGCTGCGACAGGGAGATCCGCGTTCGCTCCGGCCTGATCGAAGCGGATGAACATGCTCCGGAGCTGGCGAAAAGCGCATGA